The Algoriphagus sp. TR-M9 genome has a window encoding:
- a CDS encoding class I SAM-dependent methyltransferase — protein MSFITDLFSPSENPRSLGAKFRNQRQKDFEDLFFKNFSKTKPVRILDLGGTDYFWKNSALLDLPNVEITLLNLSLDPNENDRFKAVVGDATSMPQFPDQSFDLIFSNSVIEHLYTWENQQKMAAEILRVGKKHFIQTPNKHFPIEAHYAIPFSQYVPKSWVFFFLTKTKVSRLQKWDPAHAQQYLDEIRLLTLQEMKKLFPGSSIYKESWLGMTKSICAHNLG, from the coding sequence ATGAGTTTTATTACTGATTTATTTTCTCCTTCTGAAAATCCACGCTCGCTAGGAGCCAAATTTAGAAACCAAAGACAAAAAGATTTTGAGGATTTATTTTTCAAGAATTTTTCAAAAACCAAGCCAGTTAGAATACTAGATCTAGGCGGTACAGACTATTTCTGGAAGAATAGTGCTCTGCTGGATTTGCCAAATGTGGAGATCACGCTTCTGAATTTAAGTCTGGATCCAAACGAGAATGATAGATTCAAAGCAGTAGTGGGAGATGCCACCTCTATGCCCCAATTCCCAGACCAGAGTTTTGACCTGATCTTTTCCAATTCGGTCATTGAGCATTTATATACCTGGGAAAACCAACAGAAAATGGCCGCTGAGATTCTGCGTGTAGGTAAAAAGCATTTTATCCAAACTCCGAACAAGCATTTCCCCATAGAAGCACATTACGCCATTCCATTTTCCCAGTATGTGCCAAAGTCTTGGGTGTTTTTTTTCCTGACCAAAACCAAGGTCAGCAGACTTCAAAAATGGGATCCCGCACATGCACAGCAGTATCTGGATGAAATACGTTTGCTTACACTACAAGAAATGAAAAAGTTATTCCCGGGAAGCAGTATTTACAAGGAGTCTTGGCTGGGTATGACCAAGTCCATCTGTGCGCATAACCTGGGTTAA